One region of Chlorobiota bacterium genomic DNA includes:
- a CDS encoding DUF3341 domain-containing protein, translating to MAEFATSEALLNATQRANKAGYRQMDAYSPIPVEGVTEAIGFKTKLPWGIFCGGLAGAVFGMGLQYWAAVIYYPMNIGGRPMFSIPSFIPVTFETTVLFSVLTAVFGMIILNKLPMPYHPVFNVEGFARASTDRFFLAIESTDPKFDRQRTWEFLESLKPESLAEVPH from the coding sequence ATGGCGGAGTTCGCGACCTCCGAGGCACTGCTTAATGCAACGCAACGGGCAAACAAAGCGGGCTACCGCCAGATGGATGCCTACTCACCAATTCCTGTGGAAGGAGTTACCGAGGCTATTGGGTTCAAAACCAAGTTGCCATGGGGGATTTTCTGCGGAGGGTTAGCCGGAGCAGTGTTCGGGATGGGACTGCAGTATTGGGCTGCGGTAATCTACTATCCGATGAACATCGGTGGGCGGCCCATGTTCAGTATCCCGTCGTTCATCCCTGTCACCTTCGAGACCACGGTGCTGTTTTCGGTGCTGACAGCGGTCTTCGGGATGATTATTCTGAACAAGCTCCCGATGCCGTACCATCCGGTCTTCAACGTTGAAGGCTTTGCCCGCGCCAGCACCGACCGGTTCTTCCTTGCTATCGAATCAACCGACCCCAAATTCGACCGCCAACGGACCTGGGAGTTCTTGGAATCCTTGAAGCCAGAAAGCCTTGCGGAGGTGCCTCACTAA
- a CDS encoding cytochrome c encodes MRHLLPFLLLALIATGCQEMYDQPKVKPLSKSDFFDDALGARQPIAGTVARGHMKLDDQLYTGKAPASAAKPAGDSGASGAASGVPAQWATSDLSWTFPMPVTREVLVRGHEQFNVFCSPCHGRLGDGKGMIVQRGFKAPPSFHEERLRTAPPGYVFNVITNGFGVMYSYASRVPVKDRWAIAAYIKALQLSQNMDASQLTAEQQAALEGKK; translated from the coding sequence ATGCGACACCTTCTACCATTTCTCCTGTTGGCCCTGATTGCTACGGGTTGCCAGGAGATGTACGATCAGCCAAAAGTGAAGCCGCTTTCAAAAAGCGATTTCTTCGACGATGCGCTTGGCGCGCGCCAGCCGATTGCTGGAACCGTTGCACGCGGCCACATGAAGCTGGACGACCAACTCTACACCGGCAAAGCCCCCGCCAGCGCAGCAAAACCTGCTGGCGATAGTGGCGCGTCGGGTGCTGCGTCCGGCGTTCCGGCCCAATGGGCCACCAGCGATCTTTCCTGGACCTTCCCAATGCCCGTCACGCGTGAAGTCCTGGTTCGCGGCCATGAGCAGTTCAACGTCTTCTGCTCCCCCTGCCACGGCAGGCTTGGCGATGGGAAGGGGATGATTGTGCAGCGCGGCTTCAAGGCCCCGCCATCGTTCCACGAAGAACGCCTGCGGACCGCTCCGCCGGGGTATGTGTTCAACGTTATCACCAACGGCTTCGGCGTGATGTACAGCTACGCCTCGCGCGTGCCGGTGAAGGATCGCTGGGCAATCGCTGCCTATATCAAGGCACTGCAGCTCAGCCAAAACATGGATGCCTCCCAATTGACCGCCGAGCAACAAGCGGCACTGGAGGGAAAGAAATAA
- a CDS encoding SCO family protein — MKTVFRIAVLWLLLLVGVGRTLAQGSPPQPGNKYAKQVNIEQRLGAQVRPDLTFRDENGKSVTLGEYLGKRPVILTLVYYQCPMLCTQVLNGLVKSLKVMKEEPGVDFDLVTISIDPKETPALALQKKGAYLTEYERAGAAANWHFLTGDEAAIRSVADSVGFRYLYDTASGQYAHAAGIMVLTPAGKVAGYQYTVEFAPNELQRTLADALKEKIGKPIEPLIWLCFEYDPLTAKYGFSIRKALQSGSILMAIGVATMVVILKRRERKTRIDDPALLRAMKTGSTMKN, encoded by the coding sequence ATGAAGACGGTGTTTCGCATAGCAGTTCTTTGGCTTTTGCTGTTGGTTGGCGTTGGGCGCACGCTTGCGCAAGGCTCGCCGCCGCAGCCCGGGAACAAGTACGCCAAGCAGGTGAATATCGAGCAACGCTTGGGCGCGCAGGTTCGCCCCGATCTCACCTTCCGTGATGAAAACGGAAAGAGCGTAACGTTGGGGGAGTATCTGGGGAAGCGTCCGGTTATCCTCACGCTGGTCTACTACCAATGCCCGATGCTCTGCACCCAGGTGCTGAACGGGCTGGTGAAATCGCTGAAAGTGATGAAGGAGGAGCCTGGGGTAGATTTCGACTTGGTGACGATCAGCATTGACCCCAAAGAAACGCCGGCACTGGCCTTGCAGAAAAAAGGGGCGTACCTGACGGAGTACGAGCGTGCGGGGGCCGCGGCAAACTGGCACTTCTTGACCGGAGATGAAGCCGCAATCCGTAGCGTTGCCGATTCGGTGGGCTTCCGGTATCTGTACGACACAGCCTCTGGCCAATACGCCCACGCTGCGGGGATCATGGTGCTAACGCCTGCCGGAAAAGTTGCTGGCTACCAGTACACCGTGGAGTTCGCGCCAAACGAATTGCAGCGCACCCTTGCCGATGCCCTGAAGGAAAAAATTGGCAAGCCGATTGAGCCATTGATCTGGCTCTGCTTTGAATACGATCCGCTGACAGCCAAGTATGGCTTCTCGATACGGAAGGCATTGCAAAGCGGCTCCATCTTGATGGCGATCGGGGTGGCCACAATGGTGGTGATCCTAAAACGCCGCGAACGC